A single genomic interval of Spirosoma taeanense harbors:
- the recJ gene encoding single-stranded-DNA-specific exonuclease RecJ: MIAQSTPPPKRWISKPFPDSTQQRAAIASLTQSLNVSPFLASLLVQRGITSFEEARQFFRPEIGHLHNPFGMKDMDRAIKRLEKAMLPGREEKILIYGDYDVDGTTSVALVYGFLKNYHAKIDYYIPDRYSEGYGISRQGIEWAAANGFTLIIALDCGIKSIERVAEAKALGVDFIICDHHRPGAELPEAAAVLDPKREDCAYSYKELSGCGVGFKLLQAFCLRKEIPLEQLYPYLDLVVVSIASDIVPVTGENRVLAYYGLKYLNSQPRTGLKALIKIAGFRSELDITNVVFGLGPRINAAGRIQHAKAAVQLLLAELEEEADEFAMAINKHNNDRRNFDSSITEQALEMIRNSETLLNAKSTVLYDANWHKGVIGIVASRCIEHFHRPTIILTQSHDKAAGSARSVPGFDVYEAIEECADLLEQFGGHTFAAGMTMAVDNIDAFRQKFEEVVSRRIKEEHLTPLVDIDMPMDFSEINDKLVRILKQMGPFGPHNMQPTFMTEDVYLVGEPIIMKEKHLKIYVQQGRSGHTLQAVGFGFAHMAKQLRPREPFSICYQVEQNFFNGNVSLQLMLKDIKCS, from the coding sequence ATGATAGCCCAGTCCACCCCTCCCCCTAAACGATGGATTTCCAAACCCTTCCCGGATTCGACGCAGCAGCGGGCGGCTATTGCGTCGCTGACGCAGTCGCTCAACGTGAGTCCGTTTCTGGCGAGTCTGCTCGTTCAGCGCGGCATTACTTCGTTTGAAGAGGCTCGCCAGTTCTTCCGGCCCGAAATCGGTCATCTGCACAACCCCTTCGGCATGAAGGACATGGACCGGGCCATTAAACGTCTGGAAAAGGCTATGCTGCCCGGGCGCGAGGAGAAGATACTCATCTACGGCGACTATGACGTAGACGGTACAACCTCGGTGGCACTGGTTTACGGCTTTCTAAAGAACTATCACGCTAAGATAGATTATTATATCCCAGATCGCTATTCGGAGGGTTACGGTATTTCGCGTCAGGGGATTGAGTGGGCAGCGGCAAACGGGTTTACGCTGATCATTGCCCTCGACTGCGGCATCAAATCCATTGAACGCGTAGCCGAAGCGAAAGCGCTGGGTGTCGATTTCATCATCTGCGATCACCACCGCCCCGGTGCTGAACTGCCCGAAGCTGCGGCTGTTCTGGACCCCAAACGCGAGGACTGCGCTTATTCGTATAAGGAGCTGAGCGGCTGTGGCGTAGGCTTTAAACTCCTTCAGGCCTTTTGCCTGCGTAAGGAAATTCCGCTGGAGCAGCTGTACCCGTATCTGGATCTGGTGGTGGTCAGCATCGCGTCGGACATTGTACCGGTGACGGGCGAGAACCGCGTTCTGGCCTATTACGGGTTAAAATATCTTAACAGCCAACCCCGCACCGGCCTGAAAGCGTTAATTAAAATAGCCGGCTTCAGAAGCGAGCTCGATATTACGAACGTCGTGTTCGGACTGGGACCACGGATTAATGCGGCCGGCCGGATTCAGCACGCGAAGGCAGCCGTACAACTGCTGCTGGCGGAACTGGAAGAAGAAGCCGACGAGTTTGCAATGGCGATCAATAAACACAATAACGACCGCCGAAACTTTGACAGCAGCATTACCGAGCAGGCACTGGAGATGATCCGGAATAGCGAGACACTGCTGAACGCGAAATCGACCGTTCTCTACGACGCCAACTGGCATAAGGGCGTAATTGGAATCGTTGCGTCGCGCTGCATTGAACATTTTCACCGGCCAACCATCATCCTGACGCAGTCGCACGACAAAGCCGCTGGCTCGGCGCGGTCGGTGCCGGGGTTTGACGTGTACGAAGCCATTGAAGAGTGCGCCGACCTGCTCGAACAGTTTGGCGGGCACACCTTTGCGGCTGGCATGACGATGGCGGTGGATAATATCGACGCCTTTCGCCAAAAATTCGAAGAGGTGGTTTCGCGCCGGATCAAAGAAGAACACCTGACGCCGTTGGTAGACATTGATATGCCGATGGACTTCAGCGAGATCAATGACAAGCTGGTGCGGATTCTGAAGCAGATGGGGCCCTTTGGACCGCACAACATGCAACCGACGTTCATGACGGAGGATGTCTATCTGGTGGGTGAGCCAATTATTATGAAAGAAAAGCACCTGAAAATCTATGTGCAGCAGGGCCGGTCTGGGCACACACTCCAGGCGGTTGGCTTTGGTTTTGCCCATATGGCCAAACAGTTACGCCCCCGCGAGCCGTTTTCAATCTGCTATCAGGTCGAACAGAATTTCTTCAACGGAAACGTTTCGCTGCAATTGATGTTGAAGGATATAAAATGCAGTTAG
- a CDS encoding DUF2141 domain-containing protein: MLILLSALSLFLSSHTPSKLSAKTSLTIDVQNVRSRQGSVYVALFRPGKDFPQGRPIEGKKLSIGGKSVQTTFTVEPGSYAVAVYHDENGNGKMDKRVFGIPKEPYGFSNNFRPTMSAPKFSDCQFSVGDAGKAISIKLSAWNE; the protein is encoded by the coding sequence ATGCTCATTTTGCTTTCGGCTCTTAGCCTGTTTCTGTCCAGCCACACCCCTTCGAAGCTATCCGCCAAAACCAGTTTGACAATTGATGTTCAGAATGTTCGGTCACGCCAGGGGTCGGTTTACGTTGCCCTGTTCCGGCCGGGCAAAGATTTTCCGCAGGGCAGGCCCATTGAAGGCAAAAAACTAAGCATTGGCGGTAAAAGCGTTCAAACAACCTTTACGGTTGAGCCAGGCAGCTACGCGGTGGCCGTCTATCATGACGAAAACGGCAACGGCAAAATGGATAAACGTGTGTTCGGGATTCCCAAAGAGCCCTACGGATTCAGCAATAACTTCCGCCCAACGATGTCGGCCCCTAAATTCAGCGACTGCCAGTTCAGCGTTGGCGATGCGGGAAAAGCCATCAGCATTAAACTGTCGGCCTGGAACGAATAA
- the guaB gene encoding IMP dehydrogenase — protein sequence MSLDTSKFLYEALTYDDVLLLPAYSEVLPRDTKTVTQLTRNIQLNIPLISAAMDTVTESALAIAMAQEGGIGIIHKNMSVEAQADQVRKVKRSESGMIIDPITLLETASLADALKIMREFKIGGIPVVDESGKLVGILTNRDLRFQSDLSKPVTDIMTREKLITARVGLTLEEAESILQQYRIEKLPIVDDEYRLVGLITYKDILKKKSHPNACKDELGRLRVGAAVGVTPDLTRRIEALVKAGVDVISVDTAHGHSKGVLDAVKGIKQQFPKLQVIAGNVATGEGAKALADAGADAVKVGVGPGSICTTRIIAGIGMPQLTAVYEASKALQGTDVPVIADGGIRFSGDITKALAGGASTVMIGSLLAGTEEAPGEVVLYEGRRFKTYRGMGSVEAMEDGSKDRYFQDAEDDIKKLVPEGIVGRVPFKGRVSEIVYQMVGGLKAGMGYCGAVDIPALQQAKFVKITTAGSRESHPHDIQIQKEAPNYSSR from the coding sequence ATGAGCTTAGATACCAGTAAGTTTCTTTACGAGGCTCTCACCTACGACGACGTCCTGCTTCTGCCCGCTTATTCGGAGGTTCTCCCGCGCGACACAAAGACCGTCACCCAGCTTACCCGCAACATCCAACTGAACATTCCGCTGATCTCGGCGGCTATGGACACCGTTACGGAATCGGCGCTGGCTATTGCTATGGCGCAGGAAGGCGGCATCGGCATTATTCATAAAAACATGAGCGTAGAGGCTCAGGCCGACCAGGTTCGGAAAGTCAAACGCTCGGAAAGCGGGATGATTATCGACCCCATTACGTTGCTTGAAACGGCTTCCCTCGCGGATGCGCTCAAGATTATGCGGGAGTTCAAAATTGGCGGCATTCCGGTTGTGGACGAAAGCGGTAAGCTGGTTGGCATTCTGACCAACCGGGATTTGCGCTTTCAGAGCGACCTGAGCAAGCCGGTGACGGATATCATGACCCGCGAAAAGCTCATTACGGCCCGCGTTGGTCTGACGCTCGAAGAGGCCGAGAGCATTCTTCAACAATACCGGATCGAGAAACTACCCATCGTCGACGACGAGTACCGTCTGGTCGGTCTGATTACGTATAAAGACATTCTGAAGAAAAAGAGTCACCCCAACGCCTGCAAAGACGAACTGGGCCGATTACGTGTGGGCGCAGCCGTGGGTGTAACGCCCGACCTGACCCGACGCATTGAAGCGCTGGTGAAAGCCGGCGTTGACGTTATCAGTGTCGATACGGCGCATGGCCATTCCAAGGGCGTTCTGGATGCGGTGAAAGGCATCAAACAGCAGTTTCCCAAACTCCAGGTCATTGCCGGAAACGTTGCCACGGGCGAAGGAGCGAAAGCGCTCGCCGATGCCGGTGCCGATGCCGTGAAGGTCGGCGTTGGACCGGGGAGTATCTGTACCACCCGCATCATTGCCGGTATCGGCATGCCCCAGCTTACGGCGGTGTATGAAGCGTCCAAAGCCCTGCAGGGAACGGATGTTCCGGTCATTGCCGACGGTGGTATCCGCTTCTCGGGCGATATTACCAAAGCTCTGGCGGGTGGTGCCAGTACGGTCATGATTGGCTCGCTGCTGGCGGGCACCGAAGAGGCTCCCGGCGAAGTGGTGCTGTATGAAGGCCGCCGGTTCAAGACCTACCGGGGTATGGGCTCGGTGGAAGCGATGGAGGACGGTTCAAAAGACCGCTACTTCCAGGATGCCGAAGACGATATCAAGAAACTCGTGCCGGAAGGGATTGTCGGGCGCGTACCATTCAAAGGCCGGGTTTCGGAGATTGTATACCAGATGGTGGGCGGGCTGAAAGCCGGTATGGGGTATTGCGGAGCTGTCGACATTCCGGCCCTGCAGCAGGCTAAATTTGTCAAGATCACAACGGCTGGTTCGCGCGAGAGCCACCCACACGATATTCAGATTCAGAAAGAAGCACCGAACTACTCGTCCCGTTAG